The proteins below come from a single Mytilus edulis chromosome 5, xbMytEdul2.2, whole genome shotgun sequence genomic window:
- the LOC139524271 gene encoding vesicle-associated membrane protein-associated protein A-like, with protein sequence MAKQVLRLDPDIELKFKGPFTDVVTSELKLTNPSDQKVCFKVKTTAPKRYCVRPNSGIIDPNQSVNVSVMLQPFDYDPLEKNKHKFMVQTMFAPDGPIESQEQLWKEAKPESLMDSKLKCLFEIPNDNNQTREETEKIKPVKQVQLETSQTIKSSPESEGRKGESDKQRLQAEIEKLQDENKSLKDSEARLRKTALKETVSSTPSYTPTPETKQDLMSQITAFPNIAIIIAALIIGVILGKMLL encoded by the exons ATGGCAAAGCAAGTGCTGAGATTAGACCCAGACATTGAACTCAAATTTAAAG GACCATTCACAGATGTTGTAACATCAGAATTGAAGTTGACCAACCCCTCAGACCAGAAAGTATGTTTCAAAGTAAAAACCACAGCACCAAAGAGGTACTGTGTCAGACCAAACAGTGGCATCATCGATCCAAACCAAAGTGTTAATGTATCGG TAATGCTGCAACCTTTTGACTATGATCcattggaaaaaaataaacacaagttTATGGTTCAGACTATGTTTGCTCCAGATGGCCCAATTGAAAGCCAGGAACAATTG TGGAAAGAAGCCAAACCAGAAAGTTTAATggattcaaaattgaaatgtttgtTTGAAATTCCTAATGATAATAATCAG ACGAGGGAagaaacagaaaagataaaaccAGTGAAACAAGTACAGTTAGAAACCTCACAAACAATAAAG TCAAGTCCTGAATCAGAGGGAAGAAAAGGGGAATCAGATAAACAAAGATTACAAGCTGAAATAGAAAAACTGCAGGatgaaaataaatcattaaag gaCAGTGAAGCAAGATTAAGAAAGACAGCCCTTAAAGAAACAGTGTCATCAACACCATCATACACACCTACACCAGAAACTAAACAGGATTTAATGAGTCAGATAACAGCGTTCCCTAATATAGCTATTATTATTGCTGCACTAATTATAGGAGTTATTCTTGGAAAAATGCTGTTATAA
- the LOC139524270 gene encoding cilia- and flagella-associated protein 418-like, with protein sequence MADDIDDLLDEVETKYCPKDRRKGKETSSCIKSRRKASEDHDDLDQILDDLKVEPLPDVKPIKSNGYDARTETARKCYPIYVGGANCSCGMGTSMSQKTCDKMRCTSCDFKVVSFDNFEWTTDTDYLFLRNHAPDFQKLKSNLNSRKGYRAYCCQCSFRSIKELTQLKDPQLKWVCGKH encoded by the exons atggCTGATGATATAGATGATTTGTTAGATGAAGTAGAAACAAAATACTGCCCTAAAGATAGAAGAAAAGGCAAAGAGACATCAAGTTGTATAAAATCAAG gCGAAAAGCAAGTGAAGATCATGATGATTTGGACCAGATATTAGATGATTTGAAAGTAGAACCACTG CCAGATGTTAAACCAATTAAATCAAATGGTTATGATGCCAGAACAGAGACAGCTAGGAA ATGTTATCCAATATATGTAGGTGGTGCCAACTGTTCTTGTGGTATGGGAACATCCATGAGTCAAAA AACCTGTGATAAAATGAGATGTACATCCTGTGATTTTAAAGTAGTCAGTTTTGATAACTTTGAGTGGACCACAGATACAGACTATTTATTTCTGAGGAATCATGCTCCAGATTTCCAAAAGTTAAAGTCAAATTTAAATTCTAGAAAAG GATACAGAGCTTATTGTTGTCAGTGTTCATTCAGATCTATAAAAGAATTGACACAACTAAAAGATCCACAACTTAAATGGGTGTGTGGAAAACATTGA